From the genome of Meriones unguiculatus strain TT.TT164.6M chromosome X unlocalized genomic scaffold, Bangor_MerUng_6.1 ChrX_unordered_Scaffold_30, whole genome shotgun sequence, one region includes:
- the LOC132651522 gene encoding melanoma-associated antigen 10-like has protein sequence MSHGQKRQCFQFQGESQAQREEKGLMAEWGESTDNNSSSFSSPTLPRKKPAGGIPIHQSPQRAPSPPNVMAAIPISPSDEAPGYQREEEPIQLQHALIAKVGGVVQFLLFKYRMKELTNKAEIVENIIKDDEPHYDRIFNEATVGLKIVFGLDVIEVDPVVHTYSIAIALGITYDGMLTDVQGMPKTGLLIIALGVICMHGDRVHEDVIWRALNRMGVTSVENHYVAGNAKELFTENFVQEGYLQYNLVPDSDPPHHEFLWGPRAQAEARIIDVLEYLVWVNSMT, from the coding sequence ATGTCTCATGGTCAGAAGAGGCAGTGTTTCCAGTTTCAGGGAGAATCTCAGgcccaaagagaagaaaagggccTGATGGCTGAGTGGGGAGAGTCCACTGACAATAACTCCTCCTCTTTCAGTAGCCCAACCCTTCCCAGGAAGAAGCCCGCTGGTGGAATACCAATTCACCAGAGTCCTCAGAGAGCTCCGTCTCCTCCCAATGTCATGGCTGCCATTCCAATATCCCCATCTGATGAGGCCCCTGGCTACCAAAGAGAGGAGGAGCCCATTCAGTTGCAGCATGCACTAATTGCAAAGGTGGGTGGTGTGGTGCAGTTCCTGCTCTTCAAGTACAGAATGAAGGAGCTGACCAACAAGGCAGAGATTGTAGAAAATATTATCAAAGATGATGAGCCGCATTACGATAGGATCTTTAATGAGGCCACTGTGGGTTTGAAGATAGTCTTTGGCCTTGATGTGATAGAAGTGGACCCTGTTGTCCATACCTATTCCATTGCCATAGCCCTGGGGATCACCTATGACGGCATGCTTACTGATGTCCAGGGCATGCCTAAGACAGGCCTCCTAATAATTGCCCTAGGTGTCATCTGCATGCATGGCGACCGTGTCCATGAGGACGTGATCTGGCGAGCACTCAATAGGATGGGAGTAACTTCTGTGGAAAATCACTACGTAGCTGGGAATGCCAAGGAGCTTTTCACTGAAAATTTTGTGCAGGAGGGGTATCTGCAATACAATCTGGTGCCTGACAGTGATCCCCCTCACCACGAGTTCCTGTGGGGCCCAAGGGCCCAGGCTGAAGCCAGAATTATAGATGTCTTAGAGTATTTGGTTTGGGTCAACAGTATGACCTAA